The Candidatus Cloacimonas sp. genome contains a region encoding:
- a CDS encoding LegC family aminotransferase yields MNYQLIIDFIRSLYPNRDLIPLHEPYFGGNEKKYVLDCIESTFVSSVGKYVDRFEEMIKDFTGAKYAIATVNGTSALHIALKLAGVDQGDLVITQPLTFIATCNAITYCGAEPIFVDIDPETLGMSPDSLELWLSANTIIQDDACYLKEVNVSTNLHKLSQDQESTNLYKLSQIEELQGSFEDNSSKFVKIRGQKKITACVPMHTFGHSCKIDQIVEICNRYHIPVVEDAAESIGSYYKGKHTGTFGKLGILSFNGNKTITTGGGGMILTDADQLGPLAKHITTTAKKAHPWKFEHDMIGYNYRLPNINAALGCAQMEMLPEILKSKRETAQIYQDYFKTIADIEFITEPKDCISNYWLNAILLKNIEERDAFLEQVNSQKVMCRPAWILMNKLKMFSQCLKAEIPLAIEIEERLINIPSGFGIHL; encoded by the coding sequence GTGAACTATCAACTAATAATTGACTTCATTCGTTCCCTCTATCCCAATAGAGATCTCATCCCCCTTCATGAACCCTATTTTGGTGGTAATGAGAAAAAGTATGTTCTGGACTGCATAGAAAGCACTTTTGTTTCTTCCGTTGGTAAATATGTGGATCGTTTTGAAGAGATGATCAAGGATTTTACCGGTGCAAAATATGCTATTGCTACAGTGAATGGAACTTCTGCTTTGCATATTGCTTTAAAACTTGCAGGTGTTGATCAAGGTGATCTTGTAATAACACAACCGCTTACTTTTATAGCCACTTGTAATGCTATAACTTATTGTGGTGCAGAGCCAATTTTTGTAGATATTGATCCTGAGACCTTAGGTATGTCTCCTGATTCATTAGAACTTTGGTTATCTGCAAATACAATTATTCAAGATGATGCCTGTTATCTAAAAGAAGTTAATGTGTCCACAAATTTACACAAATTATCACAAGATCAAGAGTCCACGAATTTATACAAATTATCACAAATAGAGGAATTACAGGGATCGTTTGAAGATAATTCGAGTAAATTTGTGAAAATTCGTGGACAGAAGAAGATTACCGCATGCGTTCCTATGCACACTTTTGGTCATTCCTGCAAAATTGATCAAATCGTAGAGATTTGCAACCGCTATCATATTCCCGTTGTAGAAGATGCTGCAGAATCAATTGGAAGTTACTATAAAGGAAAACATACAGGAACCTTCGGGAAATTGGGAATATTGAGTTTTAATGGCAATAAGACCATAACTACAGGTGGGGGAGGAATGATTTTAACTGATGCCGATCAACTTGGTCCTCTGGCAAAACATATTACCACAACTGCCAAAAAAGCACATCCCTGGAAATTTGAACACGATATGATTGGCTACAATTATCGTTTGCCAAATATTAATGCTGCTTTGGGTTGTGCTCAAATGGAAATGTTACCGGAAATTCTTAAAAGCAAAAGAGAAACAGCCCAAATTTATCAGGACTATTTTAAAACAATTGCGGATATAGAATTTATTACAGAACCCAAAGATTGTATTTCTAATTATTGGCTTAATGCTATTCTCCTAAAAAATATCGAAGAAAGAGATGCTTTCCTTGAACAGGTAAATTCACAAAAAGTTATGTGCCGTCCTGCCTGGATTTTGATGAATAAACTTAAAATGTTTAGCCAATGCTTGAAAGCTGAAATACCCTTAGCAATAGAAATTGAGGAGCGATTAATTAATATTCCAAGTGGATTCGGAATTCATTTATAA
- a CDS encoding GxxExxY protein yields the protein MNNNILYKEECYKIIGACMNVHKELGPGFLEAVYQESLAIDFLDQGIPFEKEKEIRIFYKDKILDKCYKADFLCFGKIIVEIKALSELSNDHISQILNYLKATKLRVGLLVNFGSPSLTYKRLIL from the coding sequence ATGAATAATAATATTTTGTATAAGGAAGAATGCTACAAGATTATTGGGGCTTGTATGAATGTTCATAAGGAGTTGGGGCCTGGTTTTCTGGAAGCTGTATATCAAGAATCATTAGCTATTGATTTTTTGGATCAAGGAATACCATTTGAAAAAGAGAAAGAGATTCGCATCTTTTATAAAGATAAAATATTAGATAAATGCTACAAAGCTGACTTCTTATGTTTTGGGAAAATCATTGTGGAAATAAAAGCCCTTTCAGAACTCTCCAATGATCATATTTCTCAAATATTAAACTACTTGAAAGCCACTAAACTTAGAGTTGGCTTATTAGTAAACTTCGGTTCCCCCAGTTTAACATATAAACGCCTAATCTTATAA
- a CDS encoding four helix bundle protein yields the protein MFVADVYHIFSEGNSQKDFGFRDQIQRASVSIMSNIAEGFDSGSKKSFLQFLSYSFRSASEVESLLYVALDIHYIDLNQHNELMLKLNSIKRLIGGFIRYLKNSEHPN from the coding sequence ATTTTCGTAGCTGATGTTTATCATATTTTTTCAGAAGGTAATTCACAAAAAGATTTCGGTTTTAGAGATCAGATTCAAAGAGCATCCGTTTCTATTATGTCCAATATAGCCGAGGGTTTTGATAGTGGTTCAAAGAAATCATTTCTTCAATTTCTAAGTTATTCTTTTCGTTCTGCTTCTGAAGTTGAATCCCTTTTGTATGTTGCTTTAGATATTCATTATATAGATTTAAATCAGCACAATGAACTAATGTTAAAACTAAATAGTATCAAAAGATTGATTGGCGGTTTTATCCGTTACCTTAAGAACTCTGAACACCCCAACTAA
- a CDS encoding NAD-dependent 4,6-dehydratase LegB, with translation MKVLVTGADGFIGSHLTEALLKDGYQVRALAQYNSFNYWGWLEDIKPSSNLEIVCGDVRDPNYCREISKGIDVIFHLAALIAIPYSYIAPESYIETNVKGTLNICQAAKDNGVKRILVTSTSEVYGTAKYVPIDEKHPLQPQSPYSASKIGADAIAMSFYNAFKLPLTIMRPFNTYGPRQSARAVIPTIIIQIANGMKEIKLGDTSPTRDFNYVEDICQGFILLSQCDKAIGETVNIGSNYEISIKETFELIKDIMHSDAKLVTDEQRNRPEKSEVFRLWCDNSKIKALTGFEPKYSIKEGLEKTVEWFTNPQNLGKYKPGIYNL, from the coding sequence ATGAAAGTTCTTGTTACCGGTGCTGATGGTTTTATCGGTTCCCATCTTACTGAAGCATTACTAAAAGATGGCTACCAGGTGAGAGCTTTAGCTCAATATAATTCTTTTAATTATTGGGGTTGGTTGGAAGATATAAAACCAAGCTCAAATTTGGAAATTGTATGCGGAGATGTAAGAGACCCTAATTATTGTAGAGAAATTAGCAAAGGCATAGATGTTATTTTTCATTTAGCAGCTTTAATAGCTATCCCTTATTCTTATATTGCACCAGAAAGTTATATAGAGACAAATGTAAAAGGGACTTTAAATATATGCCAGGCAGCTAAAGATAATGGAGTTAAAAGAATTTTAGTTACTTCCACCAGTGAAGTTTATGGCACAGCCAAATATGTCCCTATTGATGAAAAACATCCTTTACAGCCACAATCTCCTTATAGTGCCAGTAAAATTGGGGCAGATGCAATAGCGATGAGTTTTTATAATGCTTTTAAACTTCCCTTAACTATTATGCGTCCATTTAATACTTATGGTCCCAGGCAATCTGCTAGAGCTGTTATACCAACAATTATAATTCAAATAGCCAATGGAATGAAAGAAATCAAATTAGGAGATACATCTCCAACTCGTGATTTCAACTATGTAGAAGATATTTGCCAGGGCTTTATATTATTATCCCAATGCGATAAGGCAATTGGAGAAACAGTGAATATTGGTTCCAACTACGAAATTTCTATAAAAGAAACCTTTGAATTGATCAAGGATATTATGCATAGTGATGCTAAATTGGTTACTGATGAACAAAGAAATAGACCTGAGAAGTCAGAGGTCTTTCGCCTTTGGTGTGATAATAGTAAAATAAAGGCATTAACTGGTTTTGAGCCAAAATATAGCATAAAAGAAGGATTGGAGAAAACAGTGGAGTGGTTTACAAATCCGCAAAACCTGGGAAAATACAAACCAGGAATTTATAATCTTTAG